In a single window of the Terriglobus roseus genome:
- a CDS encoding patatin-like phospholipase family protein produces MNHEKQVPMARALLCALLTCATAAPAQQAATPQGTVAAQTGGQQQPRGGEGPSGQGNSISPDQGRPQQGQPGAPTNGDGAPNNPSTPAPPPPGRKKIGLALGGGGALALSEIGVLKWMEENHVPVDVIAGTSMGSLLGALYATGHTTKQMEDLTSDKVFSKVFRIGADFRDLNFRRREDQRFLPGGINMGLRKGVSLRNGVLLDYGLNQFLNAQFLPYGAEFSFDEMPLPFRCVATDILVGREAVFTHGPLAEAVRASISIPGVFPPLEDGGHIYVDGALTENLPTDVVKRELHADVVLAVSLPLTPPGQGDSGSVLGILQRSFSVASWSNEVRSRALADVIIEPIAPPGVGAGDYAKSADLTKVGYEAAQKMAPQLLKYALNDADWAKYQQVRTKREASPLRNIAKVTVIAPTARNAIGVRDTAIDLPGKKLDTDQIEAKLNEVRSDGRFETDYFLTKPGQVVNTHVTGPANEGRKVDGRELLHPAERRGPGDDTVAQLVESADKGNNSAGQTGSAISATPINNSLPVGKRGAEPQKEKQTFETVAPSSRGKIALATAEQPGYKPGEGDVDLNLWVRDRPGGPPYLLLGGNVIAQTGGTARATIDGVLTVQDLGGFKSEFRTRMRFGYLTQLSPEYYKRFGDTQWFAAPHLDLLRTPVYIWADQQKVAERMSLTEGGGMDVGYVFSHFSELRAGYAINHQIWHTTTGTDGQANFEGNAQTARVQYRFNGQDRAMVPRHGLRVDASVGYQFNATHSENAPRLEGTTTYFRDIGHGNTLSFSFEGGTMFHRNVADPFRFTLGGPLRLTASSFDEYRGTDFLLARPAYFRRLAELPQPLGQSIYVVGTYELGRIHSPGLGTAPASTVMRQDVFFGLAAETPLGAITFGPAFGTDDHRKLVFTLGRFF; encoded by the coding sequence ATGAATCACGAAAAACAAGTTCCGATGGCGCGCGCGCTGCTCTGCGCTCTCTTGACCTGCGCGACCGCAGCCCCCGCACAGCAAGCCGCGACACCTCAGGGCACGGTTGCAGCGCAGACAGGCGGCCAGCAACAGCCTCGCGGCGGCGAAGGTCCATCCGGACAGGGCAACAGCATTTCGCCAGACCAGGGCCGCCCGCAGCAGGGGCAACCGGGCGCGCCCACCAATGGTGACGGCGCACCCAACAATCCCTCAACACCCGCGCCACCCCCACCCGGCCGCAAGAAGATCGGCCTTGCCCTCGGCGGCGGCGGGGCGCTCGCACTCAGCGAGATCGGTGTACTCAAGTGGATGGAAGAGAACCATGTGCCGGTGGACGTCATTGCCGGCACCAGCATGGGGTCGCTCCTGGGCGCGCTCTACGCGACCGGCCACACCACGAAGCAGATGGAAGATCTCACCAGCGACAAGGTCTTCTCCAAAGTCTTCCGTATTGGTGCCGACTTCCGCGATCTGAATTTCCGTCGTCGCGAAGACCAGCGCTTCCTGCCCGGAGGCATCAACATGGGCCTCAGGAAGGGTGTCTCGCTGCGGAATGGAGTCCTGCTGGACTACGGTCTGAACCAGTTTTTGAACGCGCAGTTTCTGCCCTATGGCGCCGAGTTTTCCTTTGACGAGATGCCGCTGCCGTTTCGCTGTGTCGCCACGGACATCCTCGTCGGCCGCGAAGCCGTCTTCACGCACGGCCCGCTGGCCGAAGCCGTCCGCGCGTCCATCTCCATCCCCGGCGTCTTTCCTCCGCTCGAAGATGGCGGCCATATCTACGTCGATGGCGCACTCACCGAAAATCTGCCAACGGACGTCGTGAAGCGCGAACTGCATGCGGACGTGGTTCTCGCCGTCTCGCTTCCGCTGACGCCGCCCGGCCAGGGCGACTCCGGATCCGTTCTCGGCATCCTGCAGCGCAGCTTCTCCGTCGCCTCGTGGTCGAATGAGGTTCGCTCGCGCGCGCTCGCCGATGTCATCATCGAACCCATCGCGCCACCCGGCGTCGGCGCCGGGGACTATGCCAAGTCGGCCGATCTGACCAAGGTCGGTTATGAAGCAGCGCAGAAGATGGCGCCCCAGCTTCTGAAGTACGCTCTCAACGACGCAGACTGGGCGAAGTACCAGCAGGTCCGCACGAAGCGCGAGGCCTCGCCCCTGCGGAACATCGCGAAGGTGACCGTCATCGCTCCCACGGCTCGCAACGCCATCGGTGTGCGCGACACCGCCATCGATCTTCCCGGCAAGAAGCTCGATACCGACCAGATCGAAGCCAAGCTGAACGAAGTCCGCAGTGACGGACGCTTTGAGACCGACTATTTCCTGACGAAGCCCGGACAGGTCGTCAATACCCACGTGACCGGCCCTGCGAACGAGGGCCGCAAGGTCGACGGTCGCGAACTGCTGCACCCAGCGGAACGTCGCGGACCGGGTGATGACACGGTCGCCCAGCTTGTCGAGAGCGCGGACAAGGGCAATAATTCCGCTGGGCAGACAGGTTCTGCCATCAGCGCCACGCCCATTAACAACTCGCTGCCCGTGGGCAAACGCGGGGCAGAACCGCAGAAGGAGAAGCAGACGTTCGAAACCGTCGCTCCTTCCAGTCGAGGCAAGATCGCACTGGCCACCGCAGAACAGCCCGGTTACAAACCCGGCGAGGGCGATGTGGACCTGAACCTGTGGGTACGCGACCGTCCCGGCGGACCGCCCTACCTGCTGCTGGGCGGCAACGTGATCGCGCAAACCGGAGGCACTGCACGCGCAACCATCGACGGTGTGCTGACGGTGCAGGACCTTGGCGGTTTCAAGTCAGAGTTTCGCACACGCATGCGCTTCGGCTACCTGACGCAGCTTTCACCGGAGTACTACAAGCGCTTCGGCGACACACAGTGGTTCGCCGCTCCGCACCTTGACCTGCTCCGCACGCCTGTTTACATCTGGGCCGACCAACAAAAGGTCGCCGAGCGCATGTCGCTGACGGAGGGTGGCGGTATGGATGTTGGCTATGTCTTCAGCCACTTCAGCGAACTTCGCGCGGGTTACGCCATAAACCACCAGATCTGGCACACCACGACTGGTACGGACGGCCAGGCAAACTTTGAAGGCAATGCCCAGACCGCCCGCGTCCAATACCGTTTCAACGGCCAGGACCGTGCCATGGTGCCGCGCCACGGCCTGCGCGTCGACGCCTCCGTCGGCTACCAGTTCAACGCCACGCACAGTGAAAACGCTCCCCGTCTCGAAGGCACCACGACTTACTTCCGCGACATCGGTCACGGCAACACCCTGTCCTTTTCGTTCGAGGGTGGCACCATGTTCCATCGGAACGTGGCCGATCCCTTCCGCTTTACGCTGGGCGGACCTCTGCGCCTGACCGCGTCATCGTTCGACGAGTACCGCGGCACCGATTTCCTGCTGGCGCGGCCCGCATACTTCCGCCGCCTGGCAGAGCTGCCTCAGCCCCTCGGCCAGAGCATCTACGTCGTGGGCACCTACGAACTCGGCCGCATCCATTCGCCCGGCCTGGGCACCGCACCCGCCAGCACCGTCATGCGTCAGGATGTCTTCTTCGGCCTCGCCGCAGAGACCCCGCTCGGCGCCATCACCTTCGGCCCCGCCTTCGGCACGGACGACCATCGCAAACTGGTCTTTACCCTCGGCCGCTTCTTCTAG
- a CDS encoding YceI family protein, with product MLRRTFSVTAAAFLLTASLTFAQAPGAPAGQRGPGGPGGPGGPQQPPPPPTAGAKLELTEGSSASYRVTEQLVGIDFPNDAVGTSDKVTGHIDILPDGNVAPGSKMVVDLKALSSDQSMRDGYIRNRTLETDKFPEAFFIPTAITGVPKMVPSTGQLGVALTGNLTIHGVTKPVTFKGIATIDARSSTVAGRALTTFTFADFGLIKPSIGRLANVEDKITIELVYKFKRS from the coding sequence ATGCTTCGTCGTACCTTTTCGGTCACCGCCGCCGCCTTCCTGCTCACCGCCTCGCTCACCTTCGCTCAGGCGCCGGGCGCCCCTGCCGGGCAGCGTGGTCCGGGCGGCCCTGGAGGTCCCGGCGGTCCACAGCAGCCGCCACCGCCACCCACTGCTGGCGCCAAGCTGGAACTAACCGAGGGCTCGTCTGCCTCGTATCGCGTGACCGAACAGCTTGTCGGCATCGACTTCCCGAATGACGCCGTCGGCACCAGCGATAAGGTCACCGGTCATATCGACATCCTGCCCGACGGCAACGTCGCACCCGGTTCAAAGATGGTCGTCGACCTCAAAGCACTTTCGAGCGACCAAAGCATGCGGGACGGCTACATCCGCAATCGCACGCTCGAAACGGATAAATTCCCCGAGGCCTTCTTCATCCCTACCGCAATCACCGGCGTGCCAAAGATGGTGCCGTCCACCGGTCAGCTTGGCGTCGCGCTCACCGGCAACCTCACCATCCACGGCGTCACCAAACCCGTCACCTTCAAGGGCATCGCAACCATCGACGCTCGCTCCTCGACAGTGGCAGGCCGCGCACTCACCACCTTCACCTTCGCCGACTTCGGCCTCATCAAACCCTCCATCGGCCGCCTCGCCAACGTGGAAGACAAGATCACCATCGAGCTCGTCTACAAGTTCAAGCGCAGCTAA
- a CDS encoding YraN family protein, giving the protein MARPRPMLALMEGSLTLLERVQDRWSPLSLRTPDEQRGVIGERAAYFYLRRLGYVVVAREWTTSTLPGDVDLIAWDGGTLVFVEVKTREASGAFAAELSVDDDKMEALQHLADAYVRQLPHPPGESATVRTRFDVMSVYMSDNGKADIRLMRDFSS; this is encoded by the coding sequence ATGGCTCGTCCTCGCCCGATGCTCGCGTTGATGGAGGGTTCGCTCACCCTGCTGGAGCGCGTGCAGGATCGCTGGTCCCCGCTAAGTCTCCGTACCCCCGATGAGCAACGCGGCGTCATCGGCGAGCGCGCCGCTTATTTCTATCTGCGACGACTTGGCTACGTGGTCGTAGCGCGCGAGTGGACGACCAGTACGCTGCCTGGCGATGTGGACTTGATCGCGTGGGACGGTGGGACGCTCGTTTTCGTTGAGGTCAAGACGCGCGAGGCATCCGGCGCCTTTGCCGCAGAACTGTCTGTGGATGACGACAAGATGGAAGCGCTGCAACATCTGGCTGACGCGTATGTGCGGCAATTGCCGCACCCTCCGGGCGAGTCGGCGACAGTGCGGACGCGGTTCGATGTGATGTCGGTTTATATGAGTGACAACGGCAAAGCAGACATACGGCTGATGCGGGATTTCTCCTCCTGA
- a CDS encoding glycoside hydrolase family 3 protein — MRLSASAVLASFLAANLSPALVQTPTKSRQPVLGRRSATLLKVDGLEFKDLNHNGKLDLYEDWRKPASARAADLVRQMSVEDLAGVMLHGTLPAIGGAEASIGRGSGYDLARSKEMIDGKRINTFITRLGGDPTLIASSNNALQEIAEATRFGIPLTISTDPRNNFLYTAGASNDAGSFSKWPETTGMAAINDPALTRRYADTVRREYMAVGIREALSPQADLATEPRWARLNGTFGEDADVARAQVKAYVEGMQNGTAGLNSGSVITVVKHWVGYGAQKDGWDSHNYYGRYSSLTNSQLPYHVKPFLGAFEANVAAVMPTYSILENITLGGKPIEQVGAGMNSQLLTGMLRGKYGFQGVVISDWGITSDCSQQCREGMPAGQRATPAQIAMSWGVMDLPRPARFAKTVNAGVDQIGGTEDVAALLAAAKSGELKEPRMREAATRILQQKFETGAFEDPYVDADAAKKIVGNPASLQASADAQKRAMVPLENRSHAVPVKAGAKVWLFHVDPAAARAAGLTVVETPEAADVVIIRAETPSEMLHPGYFFGGRQHEGRLNFRPGDAAYDALLKAGKKPVVMTVYMDRPAILTEVKDKVAALYADFGVSDAALLDVVTGKAKAQGHLPFELPSSMAAVAAQSPGAPHDSARPLYPYGYALK, encoded by the coding sequence ATGCGCCTCTCCGCCTCCGCCGTCCTCGCGTCTTTCCTTGCCGCCAATCTCTCACCAGCCTTAGTGCAGACTCCCACGAAGTCGCGCCAGCCGGTTCTCGGCCGCCGCAGCGCAACCCTGCTGAAGGTGGATGGCCTTGAGTTCAAGGACCTGAACCACAACGGCAAGCTCGACCTCTACGAAGATTGGCGCAAGCCAGCCTCCGCTCGCGCTGCCGACCTCGTCCGGCAAATGTCCGTCGAAGATCTCGCTGGCGTCATGCTGCACGGCACCCTGCCCGCCATAGGCGGAGCGGAGGCCAGCATCGGTCGGGGCAGCGGCTATGACCTGGCCCGGTCCAAGGAGATGATCGACGGCAAGCGCATCAACACCTTCATTACACGCCTGGGCGGCGATCCCACGCTGATCGCCAGCAGCAACAATGCTTTGCAGGAGATTGCTGAGGCCACGCGCTTCGGCATCCCGCTCACCATCAGCACCGACCCGCGCAACAATTTCCTCTACACCGCGGGCGCAAGCAACGACGCGGGATCGTTCTCCAAGTGGCCCGAGACGACCGGTATGGCCGCCATCAACGACCCCGCGCTGACCCGCAGGTACGCCGACACCGTCCGGCGCGAGTACATGGCGGTCGGCATCCGCGAAGCACTTTCACCCCAGGCAGACCTTGCCACCGAGCCTCGCTGGGCGCGACTGAATGGAACGTTCGGGGAGGATGCGGACGTTGCTCGCGCGCAGGTGAAGGCCTATGTCGAAGGCATGCAGAATGGCACCGCCGGCCTCAACAGCGGGTCCGTCATCACCGTCGTCAAGCACTGGGTCGGCTACGGCGCGCAGAAGGATGGATGGGACAGTCACAACTATTACGGTCGCTACTCGTCCCTCACCAACTCGCAACTGCCATACCACGTGAAGCCCTTCCTCGGCGCCTTTGAGGCGAACGTCGCGGCTGTCATGCCCACGTACTCCATCCTCGAAAACATCACGCTGGGCGGCAAGCCCATTGAGCAGGTCGGCGCAGGCATGAACAGCCAGTTACTGACTGGCATGCTGCGTGGAAAGTACGGTTTCCAGGGTGTTGTCATCAGTGACTGGGGCATCACCAGCGATTGCAGTCAGCAGTGTCGCGAAGGCATGCCAGCGGGTCAACGCGCCACGCCCGCCCAGATCGCGATGTCCTGGGGCGTCATGGACCTGCCGCGCCCCGCACGCTTCGCGAAGACCGTCAATGCAGGCGTTGACCAGATCGGCGGCACAGAGGATGTAGCGGCGTTGCTCGCTGCCGCGAAGTCCGGGGAGTTAAAAGAACCGCGCATGCGCGAGGCCGCAACCCGCATCCTGCAGCAGAAATTTGAGACTGGCGCCTTTGAGGACCCCTACGTTGACGCTGATGCAGCCAAAAAGATCGTCGGCAATCCCGCCTCACTGCAGGCCTCTGCCGACGCCCAGAAACGCGCCATGGTGCCTCTCGAAAACAGATCCCACGCTGTTCCGGTCAAGGCCGGCGCAAAGGTCTGGCTCTTCCACGTCGATCCCGCTGCCGCCCGGGCCGCAGGTCTAACGGTCGTCGAGACTCCCGAGGCCGCCGATGTCGTCATCATCCGTGCGGAAACGCCCTCTGAGATGCTGCACCCCGGCTATTTCTTCGGCGGTCGCCAGCATGAAGGCCGTTTGAATTTCCGGCCAGGCGACGCAGCGTATGACGCCCTGCTGAAGGCGGGGAAGAAGCCGGTCGTGATGACCGTCTACATGGACCGCCCGGCTATCCTGACCGAGGTTAAGGACAAGGTCGCGGCCCTCTACGCCGACTTCGGTGTCAGCGATGCAGCTCTGCTGGACGTTGTGACCGGTAAGGCAAAAGCGCAGGGGCACCTGCCCTTTGAATTACCCAGCAGCATGGCAGCCGTCGCCGCGCAAAGCCCCGGCGCACCGCACGATTCCGCCAGGCCGCTCTACCCCTACGGCTATGCTCTGAAATAG
- a CDS encoding alpha-amylase family glycosyl hydrolase, translating into MEFHIARSFRDKFDLRDLLFSYTGNVIFGNVAASRRLAQQMNDARVATGGPTPQEDPKSVVHAGQLFAMGLIDELSHAVIEHYRKEQDPALLSDALKWFGDRVGIKEVDALLLAFTERFPNVSVYQGKLTAAQWLAGSTDGLSHREAALEELLLLWLANQNPAYKPFRMLFDDSTLRKDVPAYVEFQGDLEAYFETRPEFSEEARTLLKALRLPFEEAPDSLSKQLDFIRDRWMPKLGNGARATLSRTLLAIDTLREEEVAIWMQFNPPGRNVKQHGPVEYGGKEGFVGDEYVGFEEYWEEVTNEDGTVTRRRRFRTRSGALVDAAVAHDYQAPLNEYEAFSHDDAWMPTVVLMAKSTYVWLEQLSKKYQRHIHRLDQIPLEELQLLRDRGMTGLWLIGLWERSRASQTIKRLRGQADAVASAYSLMDYSIAEDLGGNGAYAKLRDLAGTVGLRLASDMVPNHMGLDSTWVIEHPEWFIRRHESPYPNYSFEGPDLSTDPRVEIKLEDHYYDQTDAAVAYRMRYRDGSNRTEFIYHGNDGTTFAWNDTAQLDYSQHNVREHVIQVILQVARRFPIIRFDAAMVLAKRHVQRLWFPLPGQGGSIPSRAEDAMTQEEFDHIMPQEFWREVVDRVQAEVPGTLLLAEAFWLLEGYFVRTLGMHRVYNSAFMVMLRDEENAKYRSYLKKTIEFDPDIMKRYVNFMSNPDEKTAIEQFETGDKFFGVSTMMATIPGLPMFAHGQIEGYTEKYGMEYKQAKFDEWPNEQLVARHNAEIAPLLKNRALFAESEHFVFFDFWLDNGTVDENVFAYSNRLGSERALILYNNTIQSTRGTIHVSAASMNKWTGDLWQRSLADALALPRGDDYFLAWRDTATGLEYLRSSNDLVNGGLTLDLRGYQYAVLLNWRELQASASQPWSELCNALGGAGVHSLDEALTRLRLRPLTGALRHAVGAEAVRTIAPRGQQPLAETKATQQWGERARTVFDRLREIEPAAPATAATATSYAAVLTTLADAAVKAVAIARAAHALPPRMAIEAHPEALWTPLLTVAALRALPTPVISAPEENNIVDRLGLRPSLAEIFSEVGVQGEDAWRAAARVRLALSQPKLDTAAFWAEGDVMWLAGVNEHEGTRYINHEALEQLLQWLTLTAALQPAGATAVNVPSAEVLKAAADAGYKYDAMVAALTAKSEAAAKKSTAIKAAAKAASSAAKSAPAKAAKSTPAKAAAKSAPAKTAAKKTAAKSAPKKSAAKKATSSPATVKSTTVLEAHAADGHTVVDTASVPDINVAGKKAAAKKSVAKKKTAPKL; encoded by the coding sequence ATGGAGTTTCACATTGCACGCAGCTTCCGAGATAAATTCGACCTTCGGGATCTGTTGTTTTCCTATACCGGCAATGTGATCTTCGGCAACGTCGCGGCCAGCCGCCGACTTGCACAGCAGATGAACGACGCCCGCGTTGCCACCGGCGGACCGACGCCGCAGGAAGATCCGAAATCTGTCGTGCACGCCGGGCAGCTCTTCGCCATGGGCCTGATCGACGAACTGAGTCACGCCGTCATCGAGCATTACCGCAAAGAGCAGGATCCGGCACTCCTTTCGGACGCACTCAAATGGTTCGGCGACCGTGTCGGCATCAAGGAAGTCGATGCCCTCCTGCTCGCCTTCACGGAGCGCTTTCCGAATGTCTCTGTCTACCAGGGCAAGCTCACGGCTGCACAGTGGCTCGCAGGATCGACCGATGGCCTCTCGCACCGCGAGGCGGCGTTGGAAGAGCTGCTACTGCTCTGGCTCGCAAACCAGAACCCTGCCTACAAGCCGTTCCGCATGCTCTTCGATGACAGCACGCTGCGCAAAGACGTGCCCGCCTATGTCGAGTTCCAGGGCGATCTTGAGGCGTACTTTGAGACGCGGCCAGAGTTCAGTGAAGAGGCCCGCACCCTTCTGAAAGCGCTGCGTCTGCCCTTCGAAGAAGCGCCGGACTCACTCAGCAAGCAACTCGACTTCATCCGCGACCGGTGGATGCCAAAGCTGGGCAACGGGGCCCGGGCAACACTGTCGCGGACACTGCTGGCCATCGACACGCTGCGCGAAGAAGAGGTTGCCATCTGGATGCAGTTCAATCCGCCCGGCCGCAACGTCAAGCAGCACGGACCGGTGGAGTATGGCGGCAAGGAAGGCTTCGTCGGCGACGAATATGTCGGCTTTGAAGAGTACTGGGAAGAGGTCACGAACGAGGACGGCACCGTCACGCGCCGCCGCCGCTTTCGCACGCGCAGCGGCGCACTCGTCGATGCTGCCGTTGCGCATGACTACCAGGCACCGTTGAACGAGTACGAAGCCTTTAGCCATGACGACGCATGGATGCCTACCGTCGTCCTCATGGCGAAGAGCACCTACGTCTGGCTCGAGCAACTTTCCAAGAAGTACCAGCGCCACATTCATCGACTCGACCAGATCCCGCTGGAAGAGCTGCAGCTTCTCCGCGATCGCGGCATGACCGGCCTCTGGCTCATTGGCCTCTGGGAGCGCTCACGCGCCTCGCAGACCATCAAGCGACTGCGCGGCCAGGCGGATGCCGTGGCCTCGGCATATTCGCTGATGGACTACAGTATCGCGGAAGACCTCGGCGGCAATGGTGCGTACGCCAAGCTGCGCGACCTCGCCGGAACCGTCGGCCTGCGTCTCGCGAGTGACATGGTGCCCAACCACATGGGCCTCGACTCCACCTGGGTCATCGAGCATCCCGAGTGGTTCATCCGCCGCCACGAATCGCCATACCCGAACTACAGCTTCGAAGGCCCCGACCTCTCGACCGATCCACGCGTCGAGATCAAGCTCGAGGACCATTACTACGACCAGACCGATGCGGCCGTGGCCTATCGCATGCGTTATCGCGACGGTTCGAACCGCACTGAGTTCATCTATCACGGCAATGACGGCACCACCTTTGCGTGGAACGACACGGCGCAGCTCGACTACTCGCAGCACAACGTCCGCGAGCACGTGATCCAGGTCATTCTCCAGGTCGCGCGGCGCTTCCCAATCATCCGTTTTGACGCAGCCATGGTGCTCGCCAAGCGTCACGTACAGCGCCTGTGGTTCCCGCTACCGGGCCAGGGCGGCTCCATCCCGTCTCGCGCAGAAGACGCCATGACCCAGGAAGAGTTCGACCACATCATGCCGCAGGAATTCTGGCGTGAAGTCGTTGATCGCGTCCAGGCAGAAGTGCCCGGAACGCTGCTACTCGCCGAAGCCTTCTGGCTGCTTGAGGGCTACTTCGTCCGCACGCTCGGCATGCACCGCGTCTACAACTCGGCCTTCATGGTCATGCTGCGCGATGAGGAGAATGCGAAGTACCGCAGCTACCTGAAAAAGACCATCGAGTTTGATCCGGACATCATGAAGCGCTATGTCAACTTCATGTCCAACCCGGACGAGAAGACGGCAATTGAGCAGTTTGAAACGGGCGATAAGTTCTTCGGTGTCTCCACCATGATGGCGACCATTCCCGGCTTACCCATGTTCGCGCACGGCCAGATCGAGGGCTACACCGAGAAGTACGGCATGGAGTACAAGCAGGCCAAGTTCGATGAATGGCCGAACGAGCAGCTTGTAGCCCGCCATAACGCTGAGATCGCTCCCTTGTTGAAGAATCGCGCACTCTTTGCCGAGAGCGAACACTTCGTCTTCTTCGATTTCTGGCTCGATAACGGAACTGTCGATGAGAACGTCTTCGCCTACTCGAACCGCCTGGGCAGCGAGCGTGCGCTGATTCTGTACAACAACACCATCCAGTCCACGCGGGGCACCATTCACGTATCGGCCGCGTCGATGAACAAGTGGACGGGCGATCTGTGGCAGCGGTCGCTCGCGGACGCGCTTGCTCTGCCGCGTGGCGATGACTACTTCCTCGCGTGGCGTGACACGGCAACCGGTCTGGAATACCTGCGCAGCTCGAACGACCTCGTCAACGGAGGCCTCACACTCGATCTGCGTGGCTACCAGTATGCGGTGCTTCTCAACTGGCGCGAGCTGCAGGCAAGTGCATCGCAACCGTGGAGTGAACTGTGCAACGCACTTGGCGGCGCGGGTGTACACAGCCTGGATGAAGCTCTGACGCGTCTCCGCCTGCGGCCACTCACCGGCGCGCTGCGTCACGCAGTCGGTGCGGAAGCAGTCCGCACCATCGCACCGCGTGGTCAGCAGCCCCTCGCAGAAACAAAGGCAACACAGCAGTGGGGGGAACGCGCCCGGACGGTCTTCGACCGCCTTCGCGAGATCGAACCGGCTGCTCCTGCAACTGCAGCAACCGCCACGTCCTACGCAGCTGTGCTGACAACACTGGCAGATGCCGCGGTAAAGGCAGTCGCCATTGCCAGGGCGGCTCACGCCCTGCCGCCACGCATGGCGATCGAAGCGCATCCCGAGGCTTTGTGGACACCGCTGCTGACCGTTGCGGCGTTACGTGCTCTGCCGACGCCGGTCATCTCCGCCCCCGAAGAGAACAACATCGTCGATCGCCTGGGCCTGCGTCCGTCGCTTGCCGAAATCTTCTCTGAGGTTGGCGTGCAGGGAGAAGACGCATGGCGCGCCGCAGCCCGCGTTCGACTCGCGCTATCCCAACCGAAGCTCGACACTGCCGCCTTCTGGGCTGAGGGCGATGTGATGTGGCTCGCGGGTGTGAATGAGCACGAGGGCACACGCTACATCAACCACGAGGCGCTGGAACAGTTGCTACAGTGGCTCACCCTCACCGCTGCTCTGCAACCGGCAGGCGCAACTGCAGTCAACGTACCGTCTGCGGAAGTGCTGAAGGCAGCTGCGGACGCGGGCTACAAGTACGACGCGATGGTCGCCGCGCTCACAGCGAAGTCAGAGGCAGCTGCGAAGAAGTCTACTGCGATAAAAGCGGCAGCAAAGGCGGCCTCATCCGCTGCTAAGAGCGCTCCGGCGAAAGCAGCAAAGTCTACCCCGGCAAAAGCTGCCGCGAAATCCGCGCCGGCTAAGACAGCGGCAAAGAAAACAGCGGCCAAGTCGGCTCCGAAGAAATCAGCAGCGAAGAAGGCGACGTCGTCACCAGCAACGGTCAAGTCAACGACGGTCCTCGAAGCGCACGCCGCAGACGGTCACACCGTGGTTGACACAGCCTCGGTGCCGGACATCAACGTGGCTGGCAAGAAGGCCGCTGCAAAGAAGTCTGTCGCAAAGAAGAAGACGGCACCAAAGCTGTGA
- a CDS encoding amidohydrolase family protein codes for MTKLIAIEEHFLTPDIRAAWAASPIQDGTSAFDRGEIESRLDDLGGGRIALMDEAGIDVQVLSVTTPALHNLDPEQSIDLARQTNDLLAATVAKHPTRFQAFAVLPTASPAEAALELERTIAQPGFAGTMLCGRTRDKNLDHPDLRPIFATAAKLGAPVFIHPQIPQRSVRDVLYGGFGEPIDTAFAAFGLGWHYEAGIQFVRLTLAGVFDEFPDLQIILGHWGEVVLFYLERLNALARVTKLQRPIDDYFRQNLYVTPSGMWSQEYMQRSLKIVGPERILFSTDYPYQYRPGAPGKAFLEAAGLSEQHKKLFANGNWRRLTSSIQRF; via the coding sequence TTGACCAAGCTGATCGCCATCGAAGAACACTTCCTCACCCCCGACATCCGGGCAGCCTGGGCTGCCTCCCCAATTCAGGACGGCACCAGCGCCTTTGATCGCGGCGAAATCGAATCCCGCCTGGACGATCTGGGCGGGGGAAGGATCGCCCTTATGGATGAGGCCGGCATCGACGTTCAGGTACTCTCCGTCACCACACCCGCCCTCCACAATCTTGATCCGGAACAGAGCATCGACCTGGCTCGTCAGACCAACGACTTGCTCGCGGCAACGGTGGCAAAGCATCCCACACGCTTCCAGGCCTTCGCCGTACTTCCGACCGCGTCGCCGGCCGAGGCCGCACTCGAACTCGAGCGCACCATCGCGCAGCCCGGCTTCGCAGGCACCATGCTCTGCGGTCGCACGCGAGACAAGAACCTCGACCATCCGGACCTGCGCCCCATCTTCGCAACTGCCGCAAAGCTTGGTGCACCCGTCTTTATTCATCCGCAGATCCCGCAGCGCTCCGTCCGCGATGTCCTCTATGGCGGCTTCGGCGAACCCATCGACACGGCCTTCGCAGCCTTCGGTCTCGGCTGGCATTACGAAGCCGGCATCCAGTTCGTTCGCTTGACCCTCGCCGGTGTCTTCGATGAATTCCCAGACCTGCAGATTATCCTCGGGCATTGGGGCGAGGTCGTCCTCTTCTACCTGGAACGTCTCAACGCACTCGCACGCGTGACGAAGCTGCAGCGGCCCATCGACGACTACTTCCGTCAGAACCTCTACGTAACGCCCAGCGGCATGTGGAGTCAGGAGTACATGCAGCGTTCGCTAAAGATCGTCGGTCCGGAACGCATTCTGTTCTCGACGGACTACCCATACCAATACCGCCCCGGCGCACCGGGCAAGGCTTTTCTCGAAGCCGCTGGACTCTCCGAACAACACAAGAAGCTCTTCGCCAATGGAAACTGGCGGCGGCTGACCTCATCAATCCAACGATTCTGA